The following proteins are co-located in the Candidatus Accumulibacter cognatus genome:
- a CDS encoding amino acid ABC transporter permease has product MGYNWNWGIFLQPTATGDDTYLGWMFYGFKMTIALSLSAWLIALALGAVVGVLRTVPNKWLSGLATAYVEIFRNIPLLVQLFLWYFVMPELLPEALGNAFKQTNPIMQQFLASMVCLALFTSARVAEQVRSGINSLPPGQKNAGLAMGFTLPQTYRYVMLPMAVRLIVPPLTSEFLNIFKNSAVCSTIGLLELAAQGRQLVDYTAQPYESFIAVTIAYLLINVVVMFGMRWVEEHVRVPGYLGGK; this is encoded by the coding sequence ATGGGTTACAACTGGAACTGGGGAATCTTTCTGCAGCCGACGGCAACGGGTGACGATACCTATCTCGGCTGGATGTTCTACGGCTTCAAGATGACCATCGCCCTGTCGCTGTCGGCCTGGCTGATCGCGCTGGCGCTTGGCGCTGTGGTCGGCGTCCTGCGGACGGTCCCGAACAAGTGGCTGTCGGGGCTGGCCACGGCCTACGTCGAAATTTTTCGCAACATCCCGCTGCTGGTGCAACTCTTCCTCTGGTATTTCGTGATGCCCGAGCTGCTGCCCGAGGCCCTCGGCAACGCCTTCAAGCAGACCAACCCGATCATGCAGCAGTTTCTTGCCTCGATGGTCTGCCTGGCGCTGTTCACCAGCGCGCGCGTCGCTGAACAGGTGCGTTCGGGGATCAATTCGCTGCCGCCGGGACAGAAAAACGCCGGCTTGGCGATGGGCTTCACCTTGCCGCAGACTTATCGCTATGTGATGTTGCCGATGGCGGTGCGTTTGATCGTGCCGCCGCTGACCTCGGAGTTTCTGAACATTTTCAAGAACTCGGCCGTATGTTCGACAATCGGCCTGCTGGAACTGGCCGCCCAGGGCCGGCAACTGGTGGATTACACGGCGCAGCCCTACGAGTCGTTCATCGCGGTGACGATCGCCTACCTGCTGATCAATGTGGTGGTGATGTTCGGCATGCGCTGGGTGGAAGAGCATGTGCGCGTCCCCGGCTATCTTGGAGGCAAGTGA
- the gltK gene encoding glutamate/aspartate ABC transporter permease GltK, whose product MHEFDWSSIPNALPFLWEGMKISLKITVSAVIFGIVWGTLLALMRLSPVKPLSWFAAGYVNLFRAIPLVMVLLWFFLIVPHLLESLFGFPRGSDMRLSSAIAGFALFEAAYYSEIIRAGIQSVPKGQMGAASALGMTYGQAMRLVVLPQAFRNMVPLLLTQGIILFQDTSLVYVSALADFFGAAYKVGDRDGRLVELLLFAGAVYFVICFTASRIVRYYQNKLKTA is encoded by the coding sequence ATGCATGAATTCGACTGGTCTTCGATTCCCAATGCGCTGCCTTTTCTCTGGGAGGGCATGAAGATTTCCCTCAAGATCACGGTCAGCGCGGTGATTTTCGGGATTGTCTGGGGCACCCTGCTGGCACTGATGCGCCTCTCGCCGGTCAAGCCGCTGTCATGGTTCGCGGCTGGCTACGTGAATCTTTTCCGGGCCATTCCGCTGGTCATGGTGTTGTTGTGGTTTTTTCTGATCGTGCCGCATCTGCTGGAAAGCCTCTTCGGCTTCCCGCGTGGTTCGGACATGCGCCTTTCCTCGGCGATTGCCGGTTTTGCGCTGTTCGAGGCGGCTTACTACTCGGAGATCATTCGTGCCGGTATCCAGTCGGTTCCGAAAGGCCAGATGGGTGCCGCCAGCGCGCTCGGCATGACCTACGGCCAGGCGATGCGCCTGGTGGTGCTGCCGCAGGCTTTCCGCAACATGGTTCCCCTGCTGCTGACACAGGGAATCATCCTCTTCCAGGACACCTCGCTGGTCTATGTTTCAGCCTTGGCCGACTTCTTCGGCGCCGCCTACAAGGTTGGTGACCGTGACGGGCGCCTGGTCGAGTTGCTGCTCTTTGCCGGTGCTGTTTATTTCGTGATCTGCTTCACCGCGTCGCGAATCGTTCGCTACTACCAGAACAAGCTGAAGACGGCCTGA
- a CDS encoding amino acid ABC transporter ATP-binding protein gives MITMNKVSKHYGSFHVLSDCTTQVHKGEVIVVCGPSGSGKSTLIKCVNGLEPFQSGEIIVNGVSVGDPKTNLAKLRSTVGMVFQNFELFPHMSIIDNLAIAQTKVLGRTQELAREKGFKLLDRVGLRAQAEKYPGQLSGGQQQRVAIARALAMDPICMLFDEPTSALDPEMVNEVLDVMTELAQEGMTMMCVTHEMGFAKRVANRVIFMDQGRIVEDDSKEAFFEHARSERAQQFLAKILHH, from the coding sequence GTGATTACGATGAACAAGGTGAGCAAGCATTACGGTTCCTTCCATGTCCTCTCTGACTGCACGACGCAGGTGCACAAGGGCGAAGTCATCGTCGTCTGTGGCCCGTCTGGTTCGGGCAAGTCGACACTGATCAAGTGTGTCAATGGCCTCGAACCCTTTCAGAGTGGCGAAATCATCGTCAATGGCGTGTCCGTCGGCGATCCGAAAACCAACCTTGCCAAGCTGCGCTCGACGGTGGGCATGGTTTTCCAGAATTTCGAACTCTTTCCGCACATGAGTATCATCGATAACCTGGCCATTGCCCAGACCAAGGTGCTCGGGCGTACCCAGGAGCTGGCGCGCGAGAAGGGTTTCAAGTTGCTCGATCGGGTCGGCCTGCGTGCGCAGGCGGAGAAATATCCGGGCCAGCTTTCCGGTGGGCAGCAGCAGCGTGTGGCGATTGCCAGAGCGCTGGCCATGGACCCGATCTGCATGCTCTTCGACGAACCGACTTCGGCGCTCGATCCGGAAATGGTCAACGAAGTGCTTGACGTGATGACCGAGCTGGCACAGGAGGGAATGACCATGATGTGCGTCACGCACGAGATGGGCTTTGCCAAACGCGTCGCCAACCGGGTGATCTTCATGGATCAGGGCCGTATCGTCGAGGACGACAGCAAGGAGGCTTTTTTCGAACACGCTCGTTCGGAGCGAGCACAACAGTTTTTGGCCAAGATTCTGCACCATTGA
- a CDS encoding NAD-glutamate dehydrogenase: protein MISESTHNLRRNLREIAEQQHLSARIGEFLDGYFVDVELGSATDASPEELLGAAVQHFRLGEVRAPKQATAALYTPDFDRHGWHSPHTVIDVVTDDMPFLVDSITMLVYHHGLVIHRLLHPLLGAERDVDGRLQATRPRGAAGSRPESWIHLEIDRIGEAGLIDTLHQEILGVLADVRAAVEDGPKMHERMREAHTEMTAVTLAEADEAAAYLAWIAANNFVFLGYADYQVAVGDSKLARVAGSGLGILRSADHPRFGHCLAGIPGAVAELARDPLPVILVKADARSTVHRSAYLDFIAAKRYDADGNIVGLRAFVGLYTAHVYHVAATDAPLLRRKIAAVREDLGFLPRSHRDKTLLNVLETYPRDELIEIAHQDLVRIASGIVSLHEREQVRIFLRDDAWGRYVSAIVYMPRDRFDTTIRERISALLHESLAAERVDYFVMLGESRLARLHFIARTPVGTNYRYDADAIERQVARIVRGWAEELKQNLVGHYGEERGNSLLRRYSLELPLSYQERVTPASAVSDLERLEAAEQSGRVEVKLSAAQGDDGSHQHLKLFRRGRPRPLSAILPVLENMGLTVLSEQPFSLPRSDLHIADFAVRLPQAAALDDETTRRSFIDLLENLFRDQAENDGFNRLVLLAGLDGRQISILRAYSRYLRQAGLPFSQTYVQRCLATHFRITRALVDLFEALFSPAADEARARAFSDEVSTALLQVSNPDDDRILSALQTVIEATLRTNAYQSGHDGQPKSYLSFKFSSRDIPFLPAPAPLYEIFVYNERVEGVHLRGARVARGGLRWSDRMEDFRTEVLGLVKAQMVKNAVIVPLGSKGGFVCKRLPAAGEREALQAEGIACYSTFIRGLLDLTDNLVDGQVVPPNGVRRRDGDDPYLVVAADKGTATFSDIANSIAIEYGFWLGDAFASGGSVGYDHKKMAITARGAWEAIKRHFREIGLDTQTQPFTVVGIGDMSGDVFGNGMLLSSEIRLLAAFDHRHIFLDPNPDPARSFAERQRLFALPRSSWADYDPALISEGGGVWSRTAKSIPLSPELRAWLGSTASQMTPPELIKALLQAPVDLLYNGGIGTYVKASSQSHQEANDRGNDILRVDASQLKARVIGEGGNLGLTQKGRIEFALNGGRIFTDAIDNSAGVDCSDHEVNIKILLAGLIRRGDMTGKQRDALLASMTDAVASLVLADNYQQTQAIALEAAAGASLIEVHGRLIRHLEARGSLHRGIEFLPDDKGLAERAQQKRGLTAPEIAVLLAYAKIALKEILLASSLPDSEDMHQLLVAYFPAPLLVRCRELLPAHPLRRDIIATQLVNRLVNRMGTTFVLQLGDETGASAAQVAGAWYAASSVLDAETLWQEIESLDLIIDATRQLALMTGLRAMLAAATQLVLTQHLRGTRIAQLMTEYGSAVVATIDRIRQGRNGAVAITALIDERATIVAAFERVNLTRACGYPLDDVTEALAVLEGQIDLDWLAAAVSHLPAGNRWQARARAQLGGELASLRQHLLRQFLGGSLPATTEASSVLNELKGNEPQDLAMLSAGLAEIRRLLVV, encoded by the coding sequence CTGATCAGCGAGTCTACCCACAACCTGCGCCGCAATCTGCGCGAAATCGCCGAGCAGCAGCACCTTTCGGCGCGCATCGGCGAATTCCTCGATGGCTACTTCGTCGATGTGGAATTGGGCAGCGCCACGGACGCGAGTCCCGAAGAGCTTCTCGGGGCGGCTGTCCAGCATTTCCGGTTGGGCGAGGTGCGCGCGCCGAAACAAGCCACGGCCGCTCTCTATACTCCGGATTTTGACCGGCATGGCTGGCACTCTCCGCATACCGTGATCGATGTCGTCACCGACGACATGCCGTTTCTGGTCGATTCGATCACCATGCTGGTGTACCACCATGGACTGGTGATCCATCGTTTGCTGCATCCACTGCTGGGCGCCGAGCGCGATGTCGATGGCAGGCTGCAGGCCACGCGGCCGCGTGGCGCTGCCGGCAGTCGGCCGGAGTCCTGGATCCACCTCGAGATCGATCGCATTGGCGAGGCCGGACTGATCGATACCCTGCATCAGGAAATTCTGGGCGTGCTCGCCGACGTGCGCGCGGCCGTCGAAGATGGCCCGAAGATGCACGAGCGCATGCGCGAAGCACACACCGAGATGACAGCCGTGACGCTTGCCGAGGCCGACGAAGCTGCGGCGTATCTGGCCTGGATCGCCGCCAACAATTTTGTCTTTCTCGGTTATGCCGATTACCAGGTGGCCGTCGGCGACAGCAAACTCGCGCGCGTTGCCGGCAGCGGACTCGGTATTCTCCGAAGCGCCGATCATCCCCGCTTTGGCCATTGCCTGGCGGGAATTCCCGGCGCCGTCGCGGAACTGGCCAGAGATCCCCTGCCCGTAATTCTGGTCAAGGCGGATGCGCGCTCGACGGTTCATCGCTCGGCCTACCTTGATTTCATTGCCGCCAAGCGTTATGACGCCGATGGCAATATCGTCGGATTACGTGCTTTCGTCGGCCTCTACACGGCGCACGTCTACCATGTGGCGGCAACCGATGCACCGCTGCTGCGACGCAAGATTGCCGCTGTACGGGAAGATCTCGGCTTCCTGCCTCGCAGCCATCGCGACAAGACCCTGCTCAATGTCCTTGAAACCTATCCGCGTGACGAGTTGATCGAAATCGCTCACCAGGATCTGGTCCGTATCGCTAGCGGCATCGTCTCATTACACGAGCGCGAACAGGTGCGCATCTTTCTGCGCGACGACGCCTGGGGGCGCTATGTTTCGGCGATCGTTTATATGCCGCGCGACCGTTTCGACACCACCATCCGTGAGCGCATCTCTGCGCTCCTTCATGAAAGCCTCGCTGCCGAGCGCGTCGACTATTTTGTCATGCTCGGCGAGTCGCGGCTGGCTCGTCTGCATTTCATCGCCCGTACGCCGGTCGGTACCAACTACCGCTACGATGCCGACGCGATCGAAAGGCAGGTGGCGCGCATCGTGCGCGGCTGGGCCGAAGAACTGAAACAGAATCTCGTCGGGCACTATGGCGAGGAGCGCGGCAACAGCCTGTTGCGTCGCTATTCGCTGGAACTGCCGCTATCGTACCAGGAGCGGGTCACACCGGCTTCCGCGGTGTCCGACCTCGAGCGACTGGAAGCCGCCGAGCAGAGTGGCCGTGTCGAAGTGAAGCTGAGCGCAGCCCAGGGCGACGATGGCTCACACCAGCACCTGAAACTGTTCCGTCGCGGCAGGCCGCGACCGCTGTCGGCGATTCTGCCGGTCTTGGAGAACATGGGACTGACGGTACTCTCCGAACAGCCGTTCAGCCTGCCCAGAAGCGACCTGCACATTGCCGACTTCGCAGTGCGCCTGCCGCAGGCTGCGGCACTGGATGACGAAACGACCCGGCGATCCTTCATCGACCTGCTCGAGAACCTGTTCCGCGACCAGGCCGAGAACGACGGTTTCAATCGCCTGGTCCTGCTGGCGGGTCTCGACGGGCGGCAGATCAGCATCCTGCGTGCCTACAGCCGTTACCTGCGGCAAGCCGGTTTGCCGTTCAGCCAGACCTATGTGCAGCGCTGTCTGGCGACGCATTTCCGGATAACGCGGGCGCTGGTCGACCTGTTCGAGGCACTCTTTTCTCCGGCAGCAGACGAGGCACGTGCCAGGGCGTTTTCCGATGAAGTCAGCACGGCCTTGTTGCAAGTCAGCAATCCTGATGATGATCGCATTCTTTCTGCGCTGCAGACGGTCATTGAGGCAACGCTGCGGACGAACGCCTATCAATCGGGTCATGACGGCCAGCCCAAGAGTTACCTGTCTTTCAAGTTCTCGTCAAGAGACATCCCTTTTCTGCCCGCGCCGGCGCCGCTCTACGAAATCTTCGTCTACAACGAGCGGGTCGAGGGCGTGCACCTGCGCGGTGCGCGGGTGGCGCGCGGAGGCCTGCGCTGGTCCGACCGCATGGAAGACTTCCGCACCGAGGTGCTCGGTCTGGTCAAGGCGCAGATGGTGAAGAATGCAGTGATCGTTCCGCTGGGGTCGAAAGGGGGGTTCGTCTGCAAACGCCTGCCGGCGGCTGGCGAACGGGAAGCCTTGCAGGCCGAGGGAATTGCCTGTTATTCGACCTTCATCCGTGGCCTGCTCGACCTGACCGACAACCTGGTCGACGGTCAGGTCGTGCCGCCGAATGGCGTGCGCCGTCGCGATGGCGACGACCCCTATCTGGTCGTCGCTGCCGACAAGGGGACTGCAACCTTCTCGGACATCGCCAACAGCATTGCCATCGAGTATGGCTTCTGGCTTGGTGATGCCTTTGCCTCGGGCGGCTCGGTCGGTTACGACCACAAGAAAATGGCCATCACCGCCCGAGGTGCATGGGAAGCTATCAAGCGGCACTTCCGGGAAATCGGTCTGGATACGCAGACGCAGCCGTTCACCGTCGTTGGGATTGGCGACATGTCCGGCGACGTTTTCGGTAATGGCATGTTGCTCTCTTCAGAAATCCGGCTGCTGGCCGCCTTCGATCACCGGCATATCTTCCTCGACCCGAACCCGGACCCAGCGCGCAGCTTTGCCGAGCGGCAACGTCTCTTTGCGCTGCCGCGGTCTTCGTGGGCGGACTACGATCCGGCGCTGATTTCCGAGGGCGGCGGCGTGTGGTCGCGAACGGCCAAGTCGATCCCGTTGTCACCCGAGCTGCGCGCGTGGCTGGGCAGCACTGCCAGCCAGATGACTCCCCCCGAACTGATCAAGGCCCTGCTGCAGGCGCCGGTGGACCTGCTCTATAACGGTGGCATCGGAACCTACGTCAAGGCCAGCTCCCAGAGCCATCAGGAAGCCAATGATCGCGGCAACGACATTCTGCGGGTCGACGCTAGCCAGCTCAAGGCACGGGTAATCGGCGAAGGCGGCAACCTCGGCTTGACGCAGAAGGGGCGCATCGAGTTTGCGCTCAATGGCGGCCGGATATTCACCGACGCAATCGACAACTCGGCCGGTGTCGATTGCTCCGACCACGAGGTCAACATCAAGATCCTGCTGGCCGGGCTGATCAGGCGTGGCGACATGACCGGCAAGCAGCGTGACGCGCTGCTCGCCTCGATGACCGACGCGGTCGCGTCACTGGTCCTTGCCGACAACTATCAGCAGACGCAGGCGATTGCCCTCGAAGCGGCAGCCGGAGCAAGTCTGATCGAGGTGCATGGCCGTTTGATTCGCCACCTGGAGGCCCGCGGTTCCCTGCACCGCGGCATCGAATTCTTGCCCGACGATAAGGGCCTTGCCGAACGCGCGCAGCAGAAGCGCGGCCTGACCGCACCGGAGATCGCGGTGCTCCTGGCCTATGCCAAGATAGCGCTCAAGGAAATCCTCCTGGCGTCGAGTCTGCCCGACAGCGAAGACATGCATCAATTGCTGGTAGCCTACTTCCCTGCACCCCTGCTCGTACGTTGCCGAGAACTGCTGCCTGCGCATCCTCTAAGGCGCGACATCATCGCCACGCAACTCGTCAATCGTCTGGTGAATCGCATGGGAACGACCTTTGTTTTGCAGCTCGGTGACGAAACCGGCGCCTCGGCGGCGCAGGTGGCAGGTGCGTGGTATGCCGCCAGCAGCGTGCTCGACGCCGAAACGCTGTGGCAGGAGATCGAGTCGCTGGATCTGATCATCGACGCCACCCGGCAACTGGCGTTGATGACCGGGTTGCGGGCGATGCTGGCGGCGGCGACGCAGCTGGTACTGACGCAGCATCTGCGAGGTACTCGCATTGCCCAGTTGATGACCGAATACGGCAGTGCCGTCGTCGCAACCATCGACCGCATTCGTCAGGGCAGAAACGGTGCAGTTGCCATCACCGCGTTGATCGACGAGCGTGCTACGATCGTGGCAGCGTTCGAGCGGGTGAATCTGACGCGCGCCTGTGGCTACCCGTTGGACGACGTGACTGAAGCACTCGCCGTTCTCGAAGGGCAAATCGATCTGGACTGGCTGGCCGCTGCCGTCTCCCACCTGCCAGCCGGAAACCGCTGGCAGGCGAGGGCCCGCGCGCAGCTCGGCGGCGAGCTGGCCAGTCTTCGGCAGCACCTCCTGCGACAGTTTCTCGGCGGCAGCCTGCCGGCCACCACGGAAGCCAGCTCGGTACTCAATGAACTGAAGGGCAATGAGCCACAGGATCTGGCGATGCTTTCGGCGGGACTGGCGGAGATCAGGCGGCTGCTCGTCGTCTGA
- the xth gene encoding exodeoxyribonuclease III: MKIASWNVNSLKVRLPQLLAWLADQQPDVVCLQETKLQDQDFPSQEIAALGYQAVFSGQKTYNGVALLTRETPTDIVVGNPLYPDEQKRLLALTVSGISVVCAYVPNGQAVGSDKYAYKLEWLDALAKWISEKLDTNPQLILAGDFNIAPDDRDVYDPVAWAGQILCSEPERAALQRLLSLGLMDSFRLFAQADKSFSWWDYRMLAFQKNRGLRIDHILLSRPLADRCRGAAINREVRKLERPSDHAPVTAVLAD; the protein is encoded by the coding sequence ATGAAAATTGCCTCGTGGAATGTCAACTCACTCAAGGTCCGCCTGCCGCAACTGCTCGCATGGCTGGCAGACCAGCAACCAGACGTTGTTTGCCTGCAGGAAACCAAACTTCAGGACCAGGACTTCCCGAGTCAGGAAATCGCAGCCCTGGGCTATCAGGCCGTTTTCTCTGGACAGAAAACGTACAACGGTGTTGCCCTGCTGACGCGAGAAACGCCGACGGATATCGTTGTCGGCAATCCGCTCTACCCAGATGAGCAGAAACGCCTGCTGGCTTTGACAGTCAGCGGCATCAGCGTGGTTTGCGCCTACGTCCCGAATGGACAAGCCGTTGGCAGTGACAAGTATGCTTACAAGCTAGAGTGGCTGGATGCCCTCGCCAAATGGATCTCCGAAAAACTCGACACCAATCCTCAACTGATCCTGGCCGGCGATTTCAACATTGCACCGGATGACCGGGACGTATACGACCCGGTGGCCTGGGCCGGGCAGATCCTGTGTTCGGAGCCTGAACGTGCCGCTTTACAGCGTTTGCTGAGTCTCGGCCTGATGGACAGTTTTCGCCTCTTCGCGCAAGCCGACAAGAGTTTCTCCTGGTGGGACTACAGGATGCTCGCTTTTCAGAAAAACCGGGGGCTGCGGATCGACCACATCCTGTTGTCCAGACCCCTCGCCGATCGCTGCAGGGGCGCCGCAATCAACCGGGAAGTACGAAAACTCGAACGGCCGTCGGATCACGCACCGGTCACTGCTGTATTGGCTGACTGA
- the rsmA gene encoding 16S rRNA (adenine(1518)-N(6)/adenine(1519)-N(6))-dimethyltransferase RsmA: MRPPIARKRFGQNFLVDQQIITDFVDLLAVQRDDLLVEIGPGLGALTGPLLRRLDHLHVVEIDRDIIIWLLQAYTSEKLTVHAGDALAFAFGELADAAGTGLRVVGNLPYNISTPLLFHLAGFGNCVRDMHFMLQKEVVERMVAVPGSGEFGRLSVMLQYRFVMHRLLDVPPEAFDPVPKVHSAIVRLIPRPAAALSAIDAPLFARLVSTAFAQRRKMLRNSLRGLVDDSLLAVLGISPACRAEDLSVDDYIRLANSLKTACYSKAADLTSTVEA, translated from the coding sequence ATGAGGCCGCCTATCGCGCGCAAGCGCTTTGGCCAGAATTTTCTGGTTGATCAGCAGATCATAACGGACTTCGTCGATCTGCTGGCGGTACAGCGAGACGATCTGCTCGTTGAGATTGGTCCCGGCCTGGGCGCCTTGACAGGCCCGCTCTTGAGACGGCTCGACCATCTACATGTGGTCGAGATCGATCGCGATATCATCATCTGGCTGCTGCAAGCGTATACGTCCGAGAAACTGACGGTGCATGCGGGCGATGCGCTGGCATTCGCCTTCGGTGAGTTAGCCGACGCTGCAGGCACCGGCCTGCGCGTCGTTGGAAATCTTCCTTACAACATCTCGACTCCGCTCCTTTTTCACCTTGCCGGCTTTGGCAACTGCGTGCGCGATATGCACTTCATGCTGCAGAAGGAAGTCGTCGAGCGCATGGTCGCGGTACCCGGCAGTGGCGAATTCGGACGCTTGTCGGTGATGCTGCAATACCGATTCGTGATGCACAGGCTGCTTGACGTCCCACCGGAGGCGTTCGATCCCGTGCCAAAGGTACACTCGGCGATCGTGCGTCTGATTCCGCGCCCAGCAGCAGCATTGTCGGCGATCGACGCCCCCCTGTTCGCCAGGCTGGTGTCGACGGCCTTCGCACAGCGACGCAAGATGTTGCGCAACAGTCTCAGGGGCCTGGTCGACGATTCACTGCTGGCAGTGCTTGGAATTTCACCCGCCTGTCGGGCCGAGGATCTATCGGTTGACGACTACATCCGCCTAGCCAACAGCCTCAAGACGGCGTGCTACAGTAAAGCTGCCGACCTGACCTCGACCGTTGAGGCATGA
- the pdxA gene encoding 4-hydroxythreonine-4-phosphate dehydrogenase PdxA, translating into MASLPVLAVTAGEPAGVGPEICLRLLERARERPFPARIVILADRSLLAARAELLNLPGDLRDWDPSLPPQAGTLEILHLPLAIDAHPGRLAPANSPYVLALLDRALAGCLSGEFSAMVTAPVHKGVINDAGIHFTGHTEYLAERTGTPRVVMMLAGGGLRVALVTTHLPLKDVPAAVTEVAIAETLRILHREMGSKYGIARPRILVAGLNPHAGEGGYLGREEIDVIIPVLDRLRAEEDMTLLGPLPADTMFSPPVLARGDCVLAMYHDQGLTALKYASFGHGINVTLGLPIIRTSVDHGTALELAGSGQADPGSLLVAIEHTIEMVKRANRKG; encoded by the coding sequence ATGGCGTCTTTGCCCGTACTGGCCGTCACGGCTGGCGAACCGGCCGGCGTCGGCCCGGAGATCTGCTTGCGCCTGCTTGAGCGCGCGCGTGAACGACCGTTTCCTGCACGCATCGTCATTCTCGCAGATCGTTCGCTGCTTGCTGCGAGGGCGGAGCTGCTGAATCTGCCCGGCGACTTGCGCGATTGGGATCCTTCGCTGCCGCCGCAAGCAGGTACACTGGAGATTCTTCACCTGCCCTTGGCGATCGATGCCCATCCAGGTCGGCTGGCTCCAGCCAATTCTCCGTACGTGCTAGCGCTGCTCGATCGCGCACTTGCCGGATGCCTGTCCGGAGAATTTTCTGCGATGGTTACCGCACCGGTGCATAAGGGGGTGATCAACGACGCCGGAATTCACTTCACCGGCCATACCGAATACCTGGCCGAGCGAACGGGAACACCTCGGGTGGTGATGATGTTGGCCGGAGGAGGTCTGCGTGTCGCCTTGGTGACGACGCATCTGCCCCTCAAGGATGTGCCGGCTGCCGTGACCGAAGTCGCGATTGCCGAAACGCTGCGCATTCTGCATCGCGAGATGGGGAGCAAATATGGCATTGCTAGGCCACGCATCCTGGTTGCCGGCCTCAATCCGCATGCTGGTGAAGGAGGCTACTTGGGCCGCGAAGAGATCGACGTGATCATCCCGGTGCTTGACAGGCTGAGGGCCGAAGAAGACATGACTCTGCTTGGGCCACTGCCGGCCGATACGATGTTCTCGCCGCCGGTGCTGGCACGCGGTGACTGCGTTCTGGCAATGTATCACGACCAAGGACTGACGGCGCTCAAGTATGCGAGTTTTGGTCACGGGATCAACGTCACTCTGGGACTGCCGATCATCCGCACGTCGGTTGATCATGGGACTGCGCTCGAACTCGCTGGCAGCGGGCAAGCGGATCCCGGGAGCCTGTTGGTAGCCATCGAGCATACGATCGAGATGGTCAAGAGAGCCAACCGCAAAGGCTGA